One genomic segment of Syngnathus acus chromosome 1, fSynAcu1.2, whole genome shotgun sequence includes these proteins:
- the zmp:0000001082 gene encoding integrin alpha-D isoform X2, whose product MCVQLCLFLFMWTVALPVSLTFNIDTTNPKVYQGNQKDFFGYKVLQFASGSNKGILVTAPLYNNGSGAVCKPDDSQTTKCFNPQGLSFEDKELQVKHLGLSIAEDPIHSQFTVCSPYVAHECYDNSYLNSVCFKVTEDLQEITSFKPIFQECRKKTVDLVFLFDGSLSMDENDFNKNKDFILDIMNSLKNTSIKFAAVQFSSSHRTVFDFIDYQNGNAEKQLRAEPHMDSLTNTHQALRFVLTNLFENKQAGASSDAIKVLVLITDGDPSDDDRDANYVINTYTEKRIIRFVIGVKIKSLNKVNPIASDPKDKYAYKIENYEGLTGLLENFQEHIFNIEGDNKVARAQDMNNEMSQRGFSAAFYKDTLILGSVGSNSWRGALYERQAQMETEIEDPQMQMDSYMGYSVSVGQVNGVPLYFTGAPRFEHVGQIVLFARNGNSWNVSQRINGEQIGSYFGADLCTVDVDSDGNSDFLLVGAPLFYHPQEKSEGQIYVYMLTDEMLLKREINVTQLSKGRFGTSIASLADLNGDGLRDVAVGAPLEDANAGAVYIYFGDRHQGIRSVYSQRILGREIKHGMRFFGQAINGNIDLGDDALPDIVVGSYGAAVVLRSRPIVNAIARLSFQPKEISIDQFDCSTNTDTILPMVNLTVCFGIVETTKSKPGSTKLGLNISYMLDVDPMRQSHRGFFSQSDSKSRSLTFTYELLEKDKCFLYLIYMPICVKDTLSPLSIKLNFSQVDSQHADVVLNADGKTQAVVEVPFERKCKKNDTCIAEIEVDFNFLTPTLLVAEESYFNMSITIANHGDDSYNTSLTMYYPPGLSYSRMSQILTQATRRTPHNCDDLEEVFDKTICGISLPVYRSRSTATFQSSFQISTNYQWNDTIAISVVAKSDNNNSTMSNLTKMLPVQYEIKMAITVKEDTTTYVNFTEEDTGPKKMFIIYKVDNPGWKAFPVNVSLSFPTKLQYNFEFENYQVFVHQNKSQCKNMTAINSEYCSPEKHCKIIECDTVMLESASSTEFVLSGDVQFSNLEARAQNKAFLKRYTGDIGEVKFKSMIHIDYDQQRYVLDSSHEQETEVHVEFIISPDKLFIILTGTGFGLSLLILVTIIMYKLGCFKRKTVQYYQEQEEEAGLQMGAATQNNGCTSQPGNDVPAEEKTLLEGNQPADTETAPE is encoded by the exons AATACTTGTCACCGCACCGCTTTACAATAATGGATCTGGGGCAGTATGCAAACCAGATGATAGCCAAACTACAAAGTGCTTCAACCCACAAG GACTCTCATTTGAAGACAAAGAATTACAAGTCAAGCACCTTGGACTGTCCATAGCTGAAGACCCGATACACTCGCAGTTCACT GTTTGCAGCCCTTACGTGGCTCATGAATGTTATGACAACTCCTACCTGAACAGTGTCTGCTTCAAAGTGACAGAGGATCTTCAGGAGATCACCTCTTTTAAACCGATCTTTCAAG AATGCAGAAAGAAGACTGTAGATCTCGTCTTCCTCTTTGATGGGTCACTTAGCATGGATGAGAATGACTTTAACAAGAATAAAGACTTCATATTGGACATAATGAATAGCCTCAAAAACACTTCAATCAAG TTTGCAGCAGTTCAGTTTTCCAGCTCTCACAGAACAGTCTTTGATTTCATTGACTACCAAAATGGAAATGCAGAAAAACAACTTAGAGCGGAACCTCATATGGACAGCCTCACCAACACCCACCAAGCCCTCAGATTTGTATT GACAAACctctttgaaaataaacaggcTGGAGCCTCATCCGATGCAATCAAAGTTCTGGTCCTAATCACAGATGGAGATCCAAGTGACGACGATAGAGACGCAAATTACGTTATCAACACCTATACTGAAAAACGTATCATTCGATTTGTTATTGGG GTCAAAATTAAAAGCCTAAATAAAGTGAATCCTATTGCCTCAGACCCAAAGGACAAATATGCTTATAAAATTGAGAATTATGAAGGGCTCACAGGATTACTGGAAAACTTTCAAGAACACATATTTAACATAGAAGGAGACAACAAAGTGGCTCGGGCCCAAGACATGAACAATGAAATGTCGCAGAGGGGATTCAGTGCTGCATTCTACAAG GACACCTTAATTCTGGGTTCAGTGGGATCAAACAGCTGGCGTGGTGCTCTGTACGAACGCCAAGCTCAAATGGAGACAGAGATTGAAGATCCGCAAATGCAGATGGACTCTTACATGG GATACTCCGTTTCTGTGGGACAGGTGAATGGGGTTCCACTATATTTCACAGGTGCACCAAGATTTGAGCATGTAGGACAAATTGTACTTTTTGCGCGTAACGGGAACAGCTGGAATGTAAGCCAACGAATAAACGGGGAGCAG ATTGGTTCCTACTTTGGGGCAGACCTTTGCACTGTAGACGTGGACTCGGACGGTAACAGTGATTTTCTCCTGGTGGGAGCACCACTGTTTTACCACCCTCAGGAGAAGTCTGAGGGACAAATCTACGTCTACATGCTAACTGATGAG ATGCTGCtaaaaagggaaataaatgTAACCCAACTGTCCAAGGGGAGATTTGGTACCAGCATAGCCAGTCTTGCAGATCTGAATGGAGACGGGCTGCGAGATGTTGCAGTTGGGGCTCCTCTTGAGGATGCTAATGCGGGGGCAGTGTACATCTACTTTGGGGACAGACACCAAGGGATACGCAGTGTTTATAGTCAG AGAATCTTAGGGCGGGAAATAAAACACGGGATGAGATTCTTTGGGCAGGCCATAAACGGAAACATTGACCTCGGAGATGATGCTCTACCAGACATTGTTGTTGGGTCCTATGGAGCAGCTGTTGTCTTAAG GTCCAGGCCCATTGTTAATGCTATAGCTCGTCTGTCTTTTCAGCCAAAGGAAATTAGCATTGACCAATTTGACTGCTCGACGAACACAGACACGATTTTACCCATGGTTAACTTAACAGTCTGCTTTGGAATAGTAGAAACAACAAAGAGTAAACCAG GGTCCACAAAGTTAGGACTAAACATTTCATACATGCTTGATGTGGATCCAATGAGACAATCACATCGAGGTTTCTTCAGTCAGAGTGACAGTAAATCAAGAAGTCTTACTTTCACCTATGAATTGCTGGAGAAAGACAAATGCTTCCTGTACCTCATCTACATGCCA ATATGTGTGAAAGACACACTGTCACCTCTCAGCATCAAATTAAACTTCTCCCAGGTGGACAGTCAGCATGCAGATGTTGTCCTCAATGCAGATGGCAAAACACAAGCTGTAGTCGAG GTCCCTTTTGAAAGAAAGTGTAAAAAGAATGACACCTGTATTGCTGAAATCGAAGTGGACTTCAACTTCTT GACTCCAACATTACTGGTGGCTGAAGAATCTTACTTTAACATGTCCATTACAATAGCCAATCATGGTGACGACTCATACAACACCAGCTTGACTATGTACTACCCCCCAGGCCTCTCCTACTCCAGGATGTCTCAAATTCTTACACAG GCCACAAGACGAACGCCCCACAACTGCGATGATCTGGAAGAAGTATTTGACAAAACAATATGTGGAATCAGCCTTCCTGTGTATCGCAGCAGATCAACC GCAACATTTCAGAGCTCTTTCCAAATCTCCACCAATTATCAATGGAATGACACTATTGCAATTAGTGTGGTTGCGAAAAG TGATAATAACAACTCCACCATGTCTAACCTGACCAAGATGCTTCCAGtacaatatgaaataaaaatggcaatAACAGT AAAAGAGGACACCACCACTTATGTGAACTTCACAGAAGAGGACACAGGCCCCAAAAAGatgtttattatatataag GTGGATAACCCTGGCTGGAAAGCCTTTCCTGTGAATGTGTCTCTGAGCTTTCCAACTAAACTCCAATACaactttgaatttgaaaattatCAAGTCTTTGTACATCAG AACAAAAGTCAGTGCAAAAACATGACTGCAATCAATTCTGAA TATTGTTCCCCAGAAAAACACTGCAAAATCATTGAGTGTGACACTGTCATGCTGGAGAGTGCATCGTCCACCGAGTTTGTATTGTCTGGAGATGTACAATTTAGCAATCTTGAGGCGCGTGCGCAG AATAAGGCATTTCTGAAAAGATATACTGGAGACATTGGAGAGGTCAAGTTCAAAAGCATGATCCACATTGATTACGACCAACAACGATATGTACTGGATTCCTCTCATGAACAAGAG ACTGAAGTTCACGTTGAGTTCATCATTTCGCCTGATAAACTATTCATAATACTCACGGGAACTGGATTTGGACTTTCACTTTTGATTCTTGTTACCATCATCATGTACAAG CTGGGATGTTTCAAGAGAAAAACAGTCCAGTATTATCAAGAGCAGGAAGAAGAGGCTGGCCTTCAGATGGGAGCTGCCACTCAGAACAATGGTTGTACCAGCCAGCCCGGAAATGACGTgcctgctgaagaaaaaacacttcTTGAAGGCAACCAGCCGGCTGACACTGAGACAGCACCGGAATAA
- the zmp:0000001082 gene encoding integrin alpha-D isoform X1: MCVQLCLFLFMWTVALPVSLTFNIDTTNPKVYQGNQKDFFGYKVLQFASGSNKGILVTAPLYNNGSGAVCKPDDSQTTKCFNPQGLSFEDKELQVKHLGLSIAEDPIHSQFTVCSPYVAHECYDNSYLNSVCFKVTEDLQEITSFKPIFQECRKKTVDLVFLFDGSLSMDENDFNKNKDFILDIMNSLKNTSIKFAAVQFSSSHRTVFDFIDYQNGNAEKQLRAEPHMDSLTNTHQALRFVLTNLFENKQAGASSDAIKVLVLITDGDPSDDDRDANYVINTYTEKRIIRFVIGVKIKSLNKVNPIASDPKDKYAYKIENYEGLTGLLENFQEHIFNIEGDNKVARAQDMNNEMSQRGFSAAFYKDTLILGSVGSNSWRGALYERQAQMETEIEDPQMQMDSYMGYSVSVGQVNGVPLYFTGAPRFEHVGQIVLFARNGNSWNVSQRINGEQIGSYFGADLCTVDVDSDGNSDFLLVGAPLFYHPQEKSEGQIYVYMLTDEMLLKREINVTQLSKGRFGTSIASLADLNGDGLRDVAVGAPLEDANAGAVYIYFGDRHQGIRSVYSQRILGREIKHGMRFFGQAINGNIDLGDDALPDIVVGSYGAAVVLRSRPIVNAIARLSFQPKEISIDQFDCSTNTDTILPMVNLTVCFGIVETTKSKPGSTKLGLNISYMLDVDPMRQSHRGFFSQSDSKSRSLTFTYELLEKDKCFLYLIYMPICVKDTLSPLSIKLNFSQVDSQHADVVLNADGKTQAVVEVPFERKCKKNDTCIAEIEVDFNFLTPTLLVAEESYFNMSITIANHGDDSYNTSLTMYYPPGLSYSRMSQILTQATRRTPHNCDDLEEVFDKTICGISLPVYRSRSTATFQSSFQISTNYQWNDTIAISVVAKSDNNNSTMSNLTKMLPVQYEIKMAITVKEDTTTYVNFTEEDTGPKKMFIIYKVDNPGWKAFPVNVSLSFPTKLQYNFEFENYQVFVHQNKSQCKNMTAINSEYCSPEKHCKIIECDTVMLESASSTEFVLSGDVQFSNLEARAQNKAFLKRYTGDIGEVKFKSMIHIDYDQQRYVLDSSHEQETKGLSHEKRDAMWNENNPTQKLTEVHVEFIISPDKLFIILTGTGFGLSLLILVTIIMYKLGCFKRKTVQYYQEQEEEAGLQMGAATQNNGCTSQPGNDVPAEEKTLLEGNQPADTETAPE, translated from the exons AATACTTGTCACCGCACCGCTTTACAATAATGGATCTGGGGCAGTATGCAAACCAGATGATAGCCAAACTACAAAGTGCTTCAACCCACAAG GACTCTCATTTGAAGACAAAGAATTACAAGTCAAGCACCTTGGACTGTCCATAGCTGAAGACCCGATACACTCGCAGTTCACT GTTTGCAGCCCTTACGTGGCTCATGAATGTTATGACAACTCCTACCTGAACAGTGTCTGCTTCAAAGTGACAGAGGATCTTCAGGAGATCACCTCTTTTAAACCGATCTTTCAAG AATGCAGAAAGAAGACTGTAGATCTCGTCTTCCTCTTTGATGGGTCACTTAGCATGGATGAGAATGACTTTAACAAGAATAAAGACTTCATATTGGACATAATGAATAGCCTCAAAAACACTTCAATCAAG TTTGCAGCAGTTCAGTTTTCCAGCTCTCACAGAACAGTCTTTGATTTCATTGACTACCAAAATGGAAATGCAGAAAAACAACTTAGAGCGGAACCTCATATGGACAGCCTCACCAACACCCACCAAGCCCTCAGATTTGTATT GACAAACctctttgaaaataaacaggcTGGAGCCTCATCCGATGCAATCAAAGTTCTGGTCCTAATCACAGATGGAGATCCAAGTGACGACGATAGAGACGCAAATTACGTTATCAACACCTATACTGAAAAACGTATCATTCGATTTGTTATTGGG GTCAAAATTAAAAGCCTAAATAAAGTGAATCCTATTGCCTCAGACCCAAAGGACAAATATGCTTATAAAATTGAGAATTATGAAGGGCTCACAGGATTACTGGAAAACTTTCAAGAACACATATTTAACATAGAAGGAGACAACAAAGTGGCTCGGGCCCAAGACATGAACAATGAAATGTCGCAGAGGGGATTCAGTGCTGCATTCTACAAG GACACCTTAATTCTGGGTTCAGTGGGATCAAACAGCTGGCGTGGTGCTCTGTACGAACGCCAAGCTCAAATGGAGACAGAGATTGAAGATCCGCAAATGCAGATGGACTCTTACATGG GATACTCCGTTTCTGTGGGACAGGTGAATGGGGTTCCACTATATTTCACAGGTGCACCAAGATTTGAGCATGTAGGACAAATTGTACTTTTTGCGCGTAACGGGAACAGCTGGAATGTAAGCCAACGAATAAACGGGGAGCAG ATTGGTTCCTACTTTGGGGCAGACCTTTGCACTGTAGACGTGGACTCGGACGGTAACAGTGATTTTCTCCTGGTGGGAGCACCACTGTTTTACCACCCTCAGGAGAAGTCTGAGGGACAAATCTACGTCTACATGCTAACTGATGAG ATGCTGCtaaaaagggaaataaatgTAACCCAACTGTCCAAGGGGAGATTTGGTACCAGCATAGCCAGTCTTGCAGATCTGAATGGAGACGGGCTGCGAGATGTTGCAGTTGGGGCTCCTCTTGAGGATGCTAATGCGGGGGCAGTGTACATCTACTTTGGGGACAGACACCAAGGGATACGCAGTGTTTATAGTCAG AGAATCTTAGGGCGGGAAATAAAACACGGGATGAGATTCTTTGGGCAGGCCATAAACGGAAACATTGACCTCGGAGATGATGCTCTACCAGACATTGTTGTTGGGTCCTATGGAGCAGCTGTTGTCTTAAG GTCCAGGCCCATTGTTAATGCTATAGCTCGTCTGTCTTTTCAGCCAAAGGAAATTAGCATTGACCAATTTGACTGCTCGACGAACACAGACACGATTTTACCCATGGTTAACTTAACAGTCTGCTTTGGAATAGTAGAAACAACAAAGAGTAAACCAG GGTCCACAAAGTTAGGACTAAACATTTCATACATGCTTGATGTGGATCCAATGAGACAATCACATCGAGGTTTCTTCAGTCAGAGTGACAGTAAATCAAGAAGTCTTACTTTCACCTATGAATTGCTGGAGAAAGACAAATGCTTCCTGTACCTCATCTACATGCCA ATATGTGTGAAAGACACACTGTCACCTCTCAGCATCAAATTAAACTTCTCCCAGGTGGACAGTCAGCATGCAGATGTTGTCCTCAATGCAGATGGCAAAACACAAGCTGTAGTCGAG GTCCCTTTTGAAAGAAAGTGTAAAAAGAATGACACCTGTATTGCTGAAATCGAAGTGGACTTCAACTTCTT GACTCCAACATTACTGGTGGCTGAAGAATCTTACTTTAACATGTCCATTACAATAGCCAATCATGGTGACGACTCATACAACACCAGCTTGACTATGTACTACCCCCCAGGCCTCTCCTACTCCAGGATGTCTCAAATTCTTACACAG GCCACAAGACGAACGCCCCACAACTGCGATGATCTGGAAGAAGTATTTGACAAAACAATATGTGGAATCAGCCTTCCTGTGTATCGCAGCAGATCAACC GCAACATTTCAGAGCTCTTTCCAAATCTCCACCAATTATCAATGGAATGACACTATTGCAATTAGTGTGGTTGCGAAAAG TGATAATAACAACTCCACCATGTCTAACCTGACCAAGATGCTTCCAGtacaatatgaaataaaaatggcaatAACAGT AAAAGAGGACACCACCACTTATGTGAACTTCACAGAAGAGGACACAGGCCCCAAAAAGatgtttattatatataag GTGGATAACCCTGGCTGGAAAGCCTTTCCTGTGAATGTGTCTCTGAGCTTTCCAACTAAACTCCAATACaactttgaatttgaaaattatCAAGTCTTTGTACATCAG AACAAAAGTCAGTGCAAAAACATGACTGCAATCAATTCTGAA TATTGTTCCCCAGAAAAACACTGCAAAATCATTGAGTGTGACACTGTCATGCTGGAGAGTGCATCGTCCACCGAGTTTGTATTGTCTGGAGATGTACAATTTAGCAATCTTGAGGCGCGTGCGCAG AATAAGGCATTTCTGAAAAGATATACTGGAGACATTGGAGAGGTCAAGTTCAAAAGCATGATCCACATTGATTACGACCAACAACGATATGTACTGGATTCCTCTCATGAACAAGAG ACTAAAGGACTGTCACATGAAAAGAGAGATGCCATGTGGAATGAGAACAACCCCACACAGAAATTG ACTGAAGTTCACGTTGAGTTCATCATTTCGCCTGATAAACTATTCATAATACTCACGGGAACTGGATTTGGACTTTCACTTTTGATTCTTGTTACCATCATCATGTACAAG CTGGGATGTTTCAAGAGAAAAACAGTCCAGTATTATCAAGAGCAGGAAGAAGAGGCTGGCCTTCAGATGGGAGCTGCCACTCAGAACAATGGTTGTACCAGCCAGCCCGGAAATGACGTgcctgctgaagaaaaaacacttcTTGAAGGCAACCAGCCGGCTGACACTGAGACAGCACCGGAATAA
- the LOC119128239 gene encoding sodium channel and clathrin linker 1-like codes for MDLESKDKAIQQLIQEAAVRTRKEVDNVREQCNVELLHMIEELSHLQTECAIKDIQIERCKQDKKAVEKELEKMTKYRTEQDLEKINALELRCLNAERIRDDMSATLQNAQSKVKKFEIDNNEELLCSQEEIHRLQSSLAAARKEFDRISEERLQLQQENMQLRREIDEHQRRTLLNQNKTKNLIMQMEQECKLKEQTFNAQILMLEERSRNLQAEKMHLLAAQQRSIQRSKDEATNITKAFEARIQHLTTQMNEHKLRLRELEVQLRNNQDTQ; via the exons ATGGATCTGGAGAGTAAAGATAAGGCTATCCAACAGTTAATCCAGGAAGCTGCTGTCCGCACCAGGAAGGAG GTAGATAATGTGCGAGAGCAGTGCAACGTTGAACTCCTGCACATGATAGAAGAGTTGTCCCATTTGCAAACG GAGTGTGCAATCAAAGACATTCAAATCGAGAGGTGCAAGCAAGACAAAAAAGCCGTTGAGAAGGAACTGGAGAAG ATGACAAAATACCGGACAGAGCAAGACCTTGAAAAGATCAATGCTCTTGAGCTGAGATGCCTAAATGCAGAGAGGATAAGAGACGACATGAGCGCCACTCTGCAAAATGCTCAAAGCAAAgtaaaaaagtttgaaattga CAACAATGAAGAGCTGCTGTGCAGTCAGGAGGAAATACATCGTCTGCAGAGCAGTTTGGCCGCAGCTCGGAAGGAGTTTGACCGTATCAGTGAGGAGCGACTCCAGCTGCAACAGGAGAACATGCAACTCCGCAGGGAGATTGATGAACATCAGAGAAGAACCTTGCTGAATCAAAACAAGACCAAAAATCTG ATAATGCAGATGGAGCAAGAGTGCAAGTTGAAGGAGCAGACATTCAACGCACAAATACTGATGCTGGAGGAGAGAAGCCGTAATTTACAGGCTGAGAAGATGCATCTCCTCGCAGCACAGCAGAGAAGTATTCAACGCTCAAAAGATGAGGCAACAAACATTACAAAGGCCTTTGAAGCCAGAATTCAACATCTCAC GACACAGATGAATGAACACAAACTGCGATTACGTGAGCTAGAAGTACAGCTCAGAAATAACCAAGACactcaatga